Proteins encoded within one genomic window of Citricoccus muralis:
- a CDS encoding YggS family pyridoxal phosphate-dependent enzyme, which yields MSTSATPAPHPTPESVAEFRENLDAVRARIDAAAQRAGRDASEIRLLPVSKTVPSERLRLAIEAGMTGLGENKVQEVSRKAQELSDLDLHWAVIGPLQTNKARDVARYAHEFQALDRIKVAEALERRLEAEDRTLDVYVQVNTSAEEAKSGLNPDELPEFLATLPQFSRLRVRGLMTLAVHSEDVEQVRGCFQLLRQLRDDARESTPELIGPGELSMGMSGDFELAIAEGTNVVRVGQAIFGARPVLPKQK from the coding sequence ATGTCGACCTCTGCCACTCCAGCTCCACACCCCACTCCGGAATCAGTTGCCGAATTTCGGGAGAACCTCGATGCTGTGCGTGCACGCATCGACGCTGCTGCACAGCGGGCTGGCCGGGATGCCTCGGAAATCCGGCTGCTGCCCGTTTCGAAAACTGTGCCATCGGAAAGGCTGCGTCTCGCTATCGAAGCGGGCATGACCGGACTTGGAGAGAACAAAGTCCAAGAAGTCTCCCGCAAGGCTCAAGAGCTCTCCGATCTGGACCTCCACTGGGCCGTCATCGGACCTCTGCAGACCAACAAGGCTCGCGACGTGGCGCGCTACGCGCACGAGTTCCAGGCCTTGGACAGGATCAAGGTCGCTGAGGCCTTAGAACGCCGCCTGGAGGCCGAGGACCGCACCCTGGACGTCTACGTCCAGGTCAACACGTCGGCCGAAGAAGCAAAGTCGGGGCTGAACCCGGATGAGCTGCCAGAATTTTTGGCAACCTTGCCGCAGTTCTCTCGTTTGCGGGTGCGCGGTCTGATGACGCTTGCTGTGCACTCCGAAGACGTCGAGCAGGTGCGTGGTTGTTTCCAGTTACTGCGTCAGCTGCGCGACGACGCGAGGGAATCCACACCGGAGCTGATCGGTCCCGGTGAGCTCTCGATGGGGATGTCCGGCGACTTCGAATTGGCCATTGCTGAAGGGACCAATGTGGTGCGTGTGGGCCAAGCGATTTTTGGTGCCAGACCTGTCCTTCCGAAGCAAAAATAA